From a single Leopardus geoffroyi isolate Oge1 chromosome E1, O.geoffroyi_Oge1_pat1.0, whole genome shotgun sequence genomic region:
- the MRPL38 gene encoding 39S ribosomal protein L38, mitochondrial isoform X2 encodes MAAPWWRAVLYGSRRWRSFSTSAALSRRTAPLGPMPNEDIDVSNLERLEKYRSFDRYRRRAEQEARNPHWWRTYREYFCEESDPKDKIDIGLPPPKVSRTQQLLERKRVLRELRANPEEERAARLRTARIPLEAVRAEWERTCGPYHKQRLAEYYGLYRDLFHGATFVPRVPLHVAYAVGEDDLMPVYHGNEITPTEAAQAPEVTYEADKGSIWTLLLTNLDGHLLEPDAEYIHWLVTNIPGNRVAEGQETCPYLPPFPARGSGFHRFAFLLFKQDKLIDFSGDTRPSPCYQLAQRTFHTFDFYKKHQEAMTPAGLAFFQCRWDDSVTHIFHRLLGRSASPTGSPCATWTGTGTVTNLPTVSTK; translated from the exons ATGGCGGCGCCCTGGTGGCGAGCCGTGCTGTATGGAAGCCGGAGGTGGCGGAGCTTCAGCACTTCGG CCGCCCTGAGTCGCCGGACCGCCCCTCTGGGGCCGATGCCCAACGAGGACATCGATGTGAGCAACCTGGAGCGGCTGGAGAAGTACCGAAGCTTCGACCGTTACCGGCGCCGGGCGGAGCAGGAGGCGCGGAACCCGCACTGGTGGCGGACGTACCGGGAGTACTTCTGCGAGGAGTCAG ATCCCAAAGACAAGATTGACATCGGGCTCCCTCCACCCAAGGTCAGCCGGACCCAACAGCTGCTGGAGCGGAAACGGGTCCTCCGGGAGCTGCGGGCCAACCCAGAGGAGGAGCGAGCCGCCCGCCTCCGCACAG CTCGCATCCCACTGGAGGCGGTGCGGGCCGAGTGGGAGAGGACCTGTGGCCCCTATCACAAGCAGCGTCTGGCTGAGTACTACGGCCTCTATCGAGACCTGTTCCATGGTGCCACCTTCGTACCCCGCGTCCCCCTGCACGTGGCCTATGCCGTGGGGGAGGACGACTTGATGCCTGTATACCACGGCAACGAGATTACTCCAACAGAG GCTGCCCAGGCCCCAGAGGTGACCTATGAGGCAGACAAGGGTTCCATATGGACACTGCTGCTCACCAATTTGG ATGGACACCTGCTGGAGCCGGATGCTGAATACATCCACTGGCTGGT AACCAACATCCCAGGCAACAGGGTGGCTGAAGGACAGGAGACGTGTCCCTAcctgccccccttccctgcccgAGGCTCCGGCTTCCACCGTTTTGCTTTCCTGCTCTTCAAGCAGGACAAGCTAATTGACTTCTCTGGGGACACCCGGCCCTCACCCTG CTATCAGCTTGCCCAAAGGACCTTCCACACTTTTGATTTCTACAAGAAACACCAGGAAGCCATGACACCAGCTGGCCTGGCCTTTTTCCAGTGCCGCTGGGATGATTCCGTCACCCACATCTTCCACCGGCTTCTGG GCAGAAGCGCTTCCCCCACCGGCAGCCCCTGCGCTACCTGGACCGGTACAGGGACAGTCACGAACCTACCTACGGTATCTACTAAGTGA
- the MRPL38 gene encoding 39S ribosomal protein L38, mitochondrial isoform X1, protein MAAPWWRAVLYGSRRWRSFSTSAALSRRTAPLGPMPNEDIDVSNLERLEKYRSFDRYRRRAEQEARNPHWWRTYREYFCEESDPKDKIDIGLPPPKVSRTQQLLERKRVLRELRANPEEERAARLRTARIPLEAVRAEWERTCGPYHKQRLAEYYGLYRDLFHGATFVPRVPLHVAYAVGEDDLMPVYHGNEITPTEAAQAPEVTYEADKGSIWTLLLTNLDGHLLEPDAEYIHWLVTNIPGNRVAEGQETCPYLPPFPARGSGFHRFAFLLFKQDKLIDFSGDTRPSPCYQLAQRTFHTFDFYKKHQEAMTPAGLAFFQCRWDDSVTHIFHRLLDMREPVFEFVRPPPYHPKQKRFPHRQPLRYLDRYRDSHEPTYGIY, encoded by the exons ATGGCGGCGCCCTGGTGGCGAGCCGTGCTGTATGGAAGCCGGAGGTGGCGGAGCTTCAGCACTTCGG CCGCCCTGAGTCGCCGGACCGCCCCTCTGGGGCCGATGCCCAACGAGGACATCGATGTGAGCAACCTGGAGCGGCTGGAGAAGTACCGAAGCTTCGACCGTTACCGGCGCCGGGCGGAGCAGGAGGCGCGGAACCCGCACTGGTGGCGGACGTACCGGGAGTACTTCTGCGAGGAGTCAG ATCCCAAAGACAAGATTGACATCGGGCTCCCTCCACCCAAGGTCAGCCGGACCCAACAGCTGCTGGAGCGGAAACGGGTCCTCCGGGAGCTGCGGGCCAACCCAGAGGAGGAGCGAGCCGCCCGCCTCCGCACAG CTCGCATCCCACTGGAGGCGGTGCGGGCCGAGTGGGAGAGGACCTGTGGCCCCTATCACAAGCAGCGTCTGGCTGAGTACTACGGCCTCTATCGAGACCTGTTCCATGGTGCCACCTTCGTACCCCGCGTCCCCCTGCACGTGGCCTATGCCGTGGGGGAGGACGACTTGATGCCTGTATACCACGGCAACGAGATTACTCCAACAGAG GCTGCCCAGGCCCCAGAGGTGACCTATGAGGCAGACAAGGGTTCCATATGGACACTGCTGCTCACCAATTTGG ATGGACACCTGCTGGAGCCGGATGCTGAATACATCCACTGGCTGGT AACCAACATCCCAGGCAACAGGGTGGCTGAAGGACAGGAGACGTGTCCCTAcctgccccccttccctgcccgAGGCTCCGGCTTCCACCGTTTTGCTTTCCTGCTCTTCAAGCAGGACAAGCTAATTGACTTCTCTGGGGACACCCGGCCCTCACCCTG CTATCAGCTTGCCCAAAGGACCTTCCACACTTTTGATTTCTACAAGAAACACCAGGAAGCCATGACACCAGCTGGCCTGGCCTTTTTCCAGTGCCGCTGGGATGATTCCGTCACCCACATCTTCCACCGGCTTCTGG ACATGCGGGAGCCTGTGTTTGAGTTTGTGCGGCCACCCCCTTACCACCCCAAGCAGAAGCGCTTCCCCCACCGGCAGCCCCTGCGCTACCTGGACCGGTACAGGGACAGTCACGAACCTACCTACGGTATCTACTAA